The Brassica oleracea var. oleracea cultivar TO1000 chromosome C6, BOL, whole genome shotgun sequence genome includes a region encoding these proteins:
- the LOC106296611 gene encoding protein ROOT HAIR DEFECTIVE 3 homolog 1 isoform X3, whose translation MMRLFSPRKTTMLFVIRDKTRTPLENLEPVLREDIQKIWDSVPKPEAHKETPMSDFFNVEVVALSSYEEKEEQFKEQVASLRQRFMHSIAPGGLAGDRRGVIPASGFAFSADQIWRVIKENKDLDLPAHKVMVATVRCEEIANEKFSHFISNEDWRKLDEEVQAGPVSNFGKRLTSILGSCLSEYDGEATFFDEGVRSLKRHQLQEKLLQLVNPAFQDVLGHIRFGMLEKFKASFDKALEIGEGFSSASTTWFKSCMAQFDEECAGAIVEQADWDTAKVRDKIVRDIEAHISSVRTSKLSELTSQYESKLHEALSEPVEALLEGANDETWRTVKKLHRRETESAVSGFSSALAGFDIEEEMRDKMVKSLQEYSRGAIESKAKEEAGRVLMRMKERFGTIFSHDSDSMPRVWTGNEDIRAITKAARSASLKLLSVMVVIRLGDETDNIEKTLTVALLDPTTSKKSITASDPLASSTWDEIPSSRTLITPVQCKSIWRQFKTETEYTVTQAISAQEANKRGSNWLPPPWAILALIILGFNEFMTLLRNPLYLGLLFVVFLLLKALWTQLDIPGEFRNGVVSGLISISAKFVPTVMNLLKNLAAEGQAPPAANPENRRPSNNTSSNASSSEHPPEHKSSSKTD comes from the exons ACGCCACTGGAGAACTTAGAGCCTGTCCTAAGAGAAGATATTCAGAAG ATATGGGATTCTGTTCCAAAGCCTGAAGCACACAAAGAAACTCCTATGAGTGACTTCTTCAAT GTTGAAGTTGTTGCTCTTTCCAGTTATGAGGAGAAGGAAGAACAATTTAAAGAGCAG GTTGCTAGTTTGAGACAAAGGTTCATGCATTCTATTGCACCGGGTGGTCTTGCTGGAGACAGAAGAGGAGTGATTCCAGCTTCAGGTTTTGCATTTAGTGCAGATCAAATCTGGAGAGTTATCAAAGAGAATAAGGATCTTGACCTTCCTGCCCACAAG GTCATGGTAGCTACCGTGCGGTGTGAAGAAATTGCAAATGAGAAGTTTTCTCATTTCATTTCTAACGAG GACTGGCGCAAACTTGATGAGGAGGTGCAAGCTGGTCCAGTTTCTAATTTTGGAAAGAGGCTTACTTCTATTCTTGGTTCTTGCTTATCTGA ATATGATGGGGAGGCTACATTCTTTGATGAAGGTGTCAGATCTTTAAAGAGACATCAACTTCAAGAAAAGCTTCTCCAA CTAGTGAATCCAGCGTTTCAAGATGTGTTAGGACACATAAGATTTGGGATGCTTGAAAAGTTTAAGGCTTCTTTTGATAAAGCTTTAGAGATTGGAGAAGGCTTTTCTTCAGCTTCCACTACTTGGTTCAAGTCTTGCATGGCTCAATTCGATGAAGAGTGTGCAGGTGCCATCGTTGAACAAGCCGATTGGGACACAGCTAAAGTACGTGACAAGATTGTCCGTGACATAGAGGCTCACATTTCCTCTGTGAGGACTTCCAAGCTATCTGAACTTACAAGCCAGTACGAG TCCAAGCTTCATGAAGCATTGTCTGAACCAGTGGAAGCTTTGTTGGAAGGAGCTAATGATGAGACGTGGAGAACAGTAAAGAAGCTACATAGGCGTGAAACTGAATCTGCTGTCTCTGGATTCAGTAGTGCATTAGCTGGTTTTGACATTGAAGAAGAGATGAGAGACAAGATGGTGAAAAGCCTTCAGGAGTATTCGAGAGGTGCCATAGAGTCTAAGGCAAAGGAAGAAGCAGGAAGGGTCTTGATGCGCATGAAAGAAAG GTTTGGTACAATCTTTAGTCATGATTCTGATTCAATGCCACGTGTTTGGACCGGGAATGAAGATATTCGAGCTATTACTAAAGCAGCTAGATCAGCT TCCTTGAAGTTGCTTTCAGTAATGGTTGTGATCAGGTTGGGTGATGAAACTGATAACATAGAGAAGACACTAACTGTTGCTCTTTTGGATCCAACAACGTCTAAAAAAAGCATTACAGCATCTGATCCATTGGCTTCAAGCACTTGGGATGAG ATTCCATCATCAAGAACTTTGATCACACCTGTCCAGTGTAAATCTATATGGAGACAGTTCAAGACAGAAACTGAGTATACAGTGACTCAAGCCATATCTGCACAG GAAGCGAACAAGCGTGGTAGCAACTGGCTACCACCTCCATGGGCAATTCTTGCATTGATCATACTTGGATTCAACGAGTTCATGACTCTTCTAAG AAACCCTCTTTATCTCGGTCTCTTATTTGTCGTTTTCCTTCTCTTGAAAGCACTATGGACGCAACTAGATATCCCTGGCGAGTTCCGCAATGGTGTA GTTTCAGGGCTCATATCTATATCAGCAAAATTTGTTCCCACGGTCATGAACCTTCTCAAGAACCTTGCTGCGGAAGGCCAAGCTCCTCCTGCAGCTAATCCAGAGAACCGTCGTCCTAGCAACAACACTTCTTCAAATGCTTCCTCGTCAGAACATCCACCAGAGCATAAAAGTTCCTCAAAGACAGATTAA